From Cloacibacillus sp., a single genomic window includes:
- a CDS encoding LysR family transcriptional regulator — translation MHEKGIETFLAVAMSRTLGKAAELLNVTQSTISYNLSELESEMGMILVDRQKGMKSIRLTPAGEGFLPLALKWQEVSREIGNARSPGSAYSLTIGGSESVNCRLLPEIYNILLEHEPPVYLRILTDPSDQMYQAVESRALDVAITLHEENTRYVQIEPFYKEGFIAARIPYDGETPGEFIKPDDLKQEDEFYIEWSGGYRLWHDHIWDPMKSFKVKLDSVNLVTSLMKHPGQWCMIPESAAGQFKKESPAAVFQKVYDSPPDIVYYKLTHRYPKSSSIPGLAIFDDVLKQRITELGKEREK, via the coding sequence ATGCACGAAAAGGGAATAGAGACCTTTCTTGCCGTCGCCATGTCGCGTACTCTCGGAAAAGCGGCTGAGCTTCTCAATGTCACACAGTCGACGATAAGCTACAATCTCAGCGAACTGGAGAGCGAGATGGGGATGATACTGGTAGACCGCCAGAAGGGTATGAAATCTATTCGCCTGACGCCCGCCGGCGAGGGGTTTCTTCCGCTCGCGCTCAAATGGCAGGAGGTCAGCAGAGAGATCGGAAACGCACGCAGTCCCGGTTCTGCCTATTCTCTCACCATAGGAGGCTCAGAGAGTGTTAACTGCCGCCTGCTTCCTGAGATATACAACATACTGCTTGAACATGAACCTCCGGTCTATCTGCGTATTTTGACGGACCCTTCCGACCAGATGTACCAGGCCGTAGAAAGCCGCGCGCTTGACGTCGCGATCACCCTGCACGAGGAAAATACGCGTTACGTACAGATAGAGCCCTTCTATAAAGAGGGATTTATCGCGGCGCGCATTCCTTATGACGGGGAGACGCCCGGAGAATTTATAAAACCGGATGATTTGAAACAGGAGGACGAATTCTATATCGAATGGAGCGGTGGGTACCGTTTGTGGCATGACCATATATGGGACCCGATGAAGTCCTTCAAGGTAAAGCTCGATTCGGTGAATCTTGTGACCTCCCTGATGAAACATCCGGGGCAGTGGTGTATGATTCCAGAATCTGCCGCTGGACAATTCAAGAAAGAATCTCCAGCTGCGGTATTTCAAAAGGTTTACGACTCCCCGCCGGATATTGTATATTATAAGCTGACTCACAGATATCCGAAATCCAGCTCGATACCGGGCCTGGCAATATTTGATGATGTCTTGAAACAGCGGATAACGGAACTGGGCAAGGAAAGGGAGAAATAA
- a CDS encoding sodium ion-translocating decarboxylase subunit beta yields MELYITALKGVVDQSGLVALTTGNLLMLCVSFVLLYLAIAKDFEPLLLMPIAFGCLLVNLPLSGIIDEGGFLYYVMFGINHEIYPIIIFMGIGALTDFGPLLANPITFLLGAAAQLGVFVAVIGSMLMGFTIQEAAGIGIIGGADGPTAIYLCAKLAPAILPAVAVAAYSYMSLVPLIQPPVIRLFTSKADRSIKMEQLRPVSRTERILFPIVSTLACGLVLPAAVPLIGMLMFGNLMRECGCTERLSLAAQNEVLNATTIFLGISVGATMSAETFLTIATIKIICLGLVAFIFSTAGGVVFGQVMKVLSGGKINPIIGAAGVSAVPMAARVCQKVISKEFPGQYILMHAMGPNVAGVIGTAVAAGAMLTLLK; encoded by the coding sequence ATGGAGCTCTATATTACCGCTTTGAAGGGGGTTGTCGACCAGTCGGGGCTTGTCGCCCTTACGACCGGCAATCTGTTGATGCTCTGTGTCTCGTTTGTCCTGCTCTATCTTGCGATCGCTAAGGATTTCGAGCCGCTGCTGCTCATGCCGATAGCCTTCGGCTGCCTGTTGGTGAACCTTCCTCTTTCGGGGATCATCGACGAGGGTGGATTCCTCTATTATGTCATGTTTGGCATAAACCATGAGATATATCCGATCATAATATTCATGGGCATCGGCGCGCTCACCGACTTTGGCCCGCTGTTGGCGAACCCTATCACCTTCCTGCTCGGCGCCGCCGCGCAGCTTGGCGTCTTCGTCGCCGTTATCGGCTCGATGCTGATGGGATTTACGATCCAGGAGGCCGCCGGCATCGGCATCATTGGCGGAGCGGACGGACCGACGGCGATCTATCTCTGTGCGAAGCTGGCGCCGGCGATCCTGCCGGCGGTGGCGGTGGCCGCATATAGCTACATGTCGCTTGTCCCTCTCATTCAGCCGCCGGTCATCAGGCTGTTTACGTCTAAGGCCGACCGTTCGATAAAGATGGAGCAGCTGCGCCCCGTCTCGCGCACCGAACGCATTCTCTTCCCAATAGTCTCGACGCTGGCCTGCGGTCTCGTTCTTCCCGCGGCGGTCCCCCTTATCGGGATGCTGATGTTTGGAAACCTTATGCGTGAATGCGGCTGTACGGAGCGCCTCTCGCTGGCCGCGCAGAACGAGGTGCTTAACGCCACGACAATATTCCTCGGCATCTCCGTAGGCGCGACGATGAGCGCTGAAACCTTCCTGACGATCGCGACGATCAAGATAATCTGCCTGGGACTTGTAGCCTTCATCTTCAGCACCGCGGGTGGCGTCGTCTTTGGCCAGGTGATGAAGGTGCTCTCCGGCGGTAAGATCAACCCCATCATAGGCGCGGCCGGGGTCTCCGCCGTACCGATGGCGGCGCGCGTCTGCCAGAAGGTGATATCCAAGGAATTTCCCGGGCAGTACATCCTGATGCACGCTATGGGACCGAACGTCGCCGGCGTAATCGGTACGGCGGTCGCCGCGGGAGCGATGCTTACGCTGTTAAAATAA
- a CDS encoding OadG family protein, which yields MPVTASLSSYFVGPMGALVMSFISLSIVFLVIIGLMLVMKATGKLVASFDKKTTGGK from the coding sequence ATGCCTGTTACGGCTTCGCTTAGTTCATATTTTGTCGGACCGATGGGGGCGCTTGTCATGTCCTTCATCTCCTTGAGTATCGTTTTCCTTGTAATAATAGGGCTTATGCTGGTAATGAAGGCCACCGGAAAACTGGTCGCATCGTTTGATAAAAAGACCACGGGAGGCAAATAG